From a single Streptomyces misionensis genomic region:
- the rimI gene encoding ribosomal protein S18-alanine N-acetyltransferase, which yields MRWWDIDPVLELEKDLFPEDAWSRGMFWSELAHSRGPAATRRYVVAESEGRVVGYAGLAASGDLADVQTIAVARDQQGSGLGGRLLTDLLRAATAFECREVMLECRVDNVRAQKLYERFGFAPIGFRRGYYQPGNVDALVMRLTDPSASVQGTEING from the coding sequence ATGCGCTGGTGGGACATCGACCCGGTCCTGGAGCTGGAGAAGGACCTGTTCCCCGAGGACGCCTGGTCCCGGGGCATGTTCTGGTCCGAGCTGGCCCACTCCCGGGGCCCGGCGGCCACCCGCCGCTACGTGGTGGCCGAGTCGGAGGGCCGCGTCGTCGGCTACGCCGGCCTGGCCGCCTCCGGGGATCTGGCCGACGTCCAGACCATCGCCGTCGCCCGGGACCAGCAGGGCTCCGGTCTGGGCGGGCGGCTGCTGACCGACCTGCTGCGGGCGGCGACCGCGTTCGAGTGCCGCGAGGTGATGCTCGAATGCCGGGTCGACAACGTCCGCGCGCAGAAGCTGTACGAGCGCTTCGGCTTCGCCCCCATCGGGTTCAGGCGCGGTTACTACCAGCCGGGGAACGTGGACGCCCTGGTGATGCGCCTGACCGACCCTTCCGCATCTGTTCAAGGAACCGAGATCAATGGCTGA
- the tsaB gene encoding tRNA (adenosine(37)-N6)-threonylcarbamoyltransferase complex dimerization subunit type 1 TsaB, which yields MLLLALDTATPAVTVALHDGTDVIASSSQVDARRHGELLLPAVDRVLAEAGLKLEAVTGIVVGTGPGPYTGLRVGLMTADTFGLALGVPVHGVCTLDGLAYAADIEKGPFVVATDARRKEVYWATYADSRTRLTGPAVDRPADIAEKVAGLPAVGAGALLYPDTFPSAHEPEHVSAAALAALAAGKLAAGEELEAPRPMYLRRPDAQVPKNYKVVTPK from the coding sequence GTGCTCTTGCTCGCTCTGGATACCGCAACGCCCGCCGTCACCGTCGCCCTGCACGACGGAACGGACGTCATCGCCTCGTCGAGCCAGGTGGACGCGCGCCGGCACGGGGAGCTGCTGCTGCCGGCCGTGGACCGGGTCCTCGCCGAGGCCGGCCTCAAGCTGGAGGCGGTCACCGGGATCGTCGTCGGCACCGGCCCCGGCCCCTACACCGGGCTGCGCGTCGGCCTGATGACCGCCGACACCTTCGGGCTGGCGCTCGGCGTCCCCGTGCACGGCGTGTGCACGCTGGACGGCCTCGCCTACGCCGCCGACATCGAGAAGGGCCCCTTCGTCGTGGCGACCGACGCCCGGCGCAAGGAGGTCTACTGGGCGACGTACGCCGACTCCCGCACCCGGCTGACCGGCCCGGCCGTGGACCGCCCGGCCGACATCGCCGAGAAGGTCGCCGGGCTCCCGGCGGTCGGCGCCGGTGCCCTGCTCTACCCGGACACGTTCCCGAGCGCCCACGAGCCCGAGCACGTGTCCGCCGCCGCGCTGGCCGCGCTCGCCGCCGGGAAGCTGGCCGCGGGCGAGGAGCTGGAGGCGCCGCGGCCGATGTACCTGCGCCGCCCGGACGCCCAGGTCCCCAAGAACTACAAGGTGGTCACCCCCAAGTGA
- the tsaD gene encoding tRNA (adenosine(37)-N6)-threonylcarbamoyltransferase complex transferase subunit TsaD — protein MADEPLVLGIETSCDETGVGIVRGTTLLADAVASSVDEHARFGGVVPEVASRAHLEAMVPTIDRALKEAGVTAKDLDGIAVTAGPGLAGALLVGVSAAKAYAYALGKPLYGVNHLASHICVDQLEHGPLPEPTMALLVSGGHSSLLLSSDITSDVRPMGATIDDAAGEAFDKIARVLDLGFPGGPVIDRYAREGDPAAIAFPRGLTGPRDPAYDFSFSGLKTAVARWIEARRAAGEEVPVRDVAASFQEAVVDVLTRKAVRACKDEGVDHLMIGGGVAANSRLRALAQERCEAAGIRLRVPRPKLCTDNGAMVAALGAEMVARNRAASGWDLSADSSLPVTESHVPGHHHGHDHVHEVSKENLYS, from the coding sequence ATGGCTGACGAACCCCTCGTCCTCGGCATCGAGACCTCCTGCGACGAGACCGGCGTCGGCATCGTGCGCGGCACCACCCTGCTGGCCGACGCCGTCGCCTCCAGCGTGGACGAGCACGCCCGCTTCGGCGGCGTCGTCCCCGAGGTGGCCTCCCGTGCCCACCTGGAGGCGATGGTCCCGACCATCGACCGCGCGCTCAAGGAGGCCGGGGTCACCGCCAAGGACCTCGACGGCATCGCCGTGACCGCGGGGCCGGGCCTCGCGGGCGCCCTCCTCGTCGGCGTCTCCGCCGCCAAGGCCTACGCCTACGCCCTCGGCAAGCCCCTGTACGGCGTCAACCACCTGGCCTCGCACATCTGCGTCGACCAGCTGGAGCACGGCCCGCTGCCGGAGCCGACGATGGCGCTGCTGGTCTCCGGCGGCCACTCCTCGCTGCTGCTGTCCTCGGACATCACCTCCGACGTACGGCCGATGGGCGCCACCATCGACGACGCCGCCGGCGAGGCCTTCGACAAGATCGCCCGCGTGCTCGACCTGGGCTTCCCCGGCGGCCCGGTCATCGACCGGTACGCCCGCGAGGGCGACCCCGCGGCCATCGCCTTCCCGCGCGGTCTGACCGGCCCGCGCGACCCGGCGTACGACTTCTCCTTCTCCGGTCTGAAGACCGCCGTGGCCCGCTGGATCGAGGCCAGGCGGGCGGCCGGCGAGGAGGTGCCGGTGCGCGACGTGGCCGCCTCCTTCCAGGAGGCCGTGGTGGACGTGCTCACCCGCAAGGCCGTGCGGGCCTGCAAGGACGAGGGCGTCGACCACCTGATGATCGGCGGCGGTGTCGCGGCCAACTCCCGGCTGCGCGCCCTCGCCCAGGAGCGCTGCGAGGCGGCCGGCATCCGGCTGCGGGTGCCGCGCCCCAAGCTGTGCACGGACAACGGCGCGATGGTGGCCGCGCTCGGCGCCGAGATGGTCGCCCGCAACCGGGCCGCCTCCGGCTGGGACCTGTCGGCGGACTCCTCCCTGCCGGTGACCGAGTCGCACGTGCCCGGCCACCACCACGGCCACGACCATGTGCACGAGGTCAGCAAGGAGAACCTGTACTCATGA
- the tsaE gene encoding tRNA (adenosine(37)-N6)-threonylcarbamoyltransferase complex ATPase subunit type 1 TsaE yields the protein MERPAAAPYDPAEPDRAETRLTITSPERMRELGRRLAKLLRAGDLVMLSGELGAGKTTLTRGLGEGLGVRGAVTSPTFVIARVHPSLGDGPPLVHVDAYRLGGGLDEMEDLDLDVSLPDSVIVVEWGEGKVEELTEDRLRIVIHRAVGDTTDEVRHLTLTGLGERWADAGLETLTA from the coding sequence ATGGAACGTCCAGCAGCAGCACCGTACGACCCCGCTGAGCCCGACCGGGCCGAGACCCGGCTGACGATCACCTCCCCGGAGCGGATGCGGGAGCTGGGGCGGCGCCTCGCCAAGCTGTTGCGCGCCGGTGACCTGGTGATGCTCTCCGGGGAACTGGGCGCGGGCAAGACCACGCTGACCCGCGGGCTCGGCGAGGGGCTCGGGGTGCGGGGCGCGGTCACCTCGCCGACCTTCGTGATCGCCCGGGTGCACCCCTCCCTCGGCGACGGCCCGCCCCTCGTCCACGTGGACGCCTACCGGCTCGGCGGCGGCCTCGACGAGATGGAGGACCTGGACCTCGACGTCTCGCTCCCGGACTCCGTGATCGTCGTGGAGTGGGGCGAGGGCAAGGTCGAGGAGCTGACCGAGGACCGGCTCCGGATCGTCATCCACCGCGCCGTCGGCGACACCACCGACGAGGTACGGCACCTGACCCTGACCGGGCTGGGGGAGCGGTGGGCCGACGCGGGCCTGGAGACGCTCACGGCCTGA